A stretch of DNA from Strigops habroptila isolate Jane chromosome 10, bStrHab1.2.pri, whole genome shotgun sequence:
TCACATTTCAATACTCTATACAGCTTGAACTTGGCAGGTTGCTTATGCAAAACTCAAGCATGGAAGCATGGcaaatttcaagaaaatataACACAGGCTTGAAAGAAActgttcctctgcagcaccagcttTATTTAACCAGGTCAGCTCACAGATCCTTCCTTCACATTACAGTGTCTAACATGACTTTAAGAAACGCTATTATGACTGAATACTCAGAATGAGAGAAAGGATAGCTTGAAATTGAGGAAAGCAATCTCCTTGAAGGGAGAACTAGGCAGTTCGTCTTCCCAGAAGGGCTTTGATTAACTTtgtttatgggtttttttgttgttgctagGCATATTGCAGAAGAGGCACAGGCAGCTTCCTCTCTATCATGAGTGATACCAGCGACACTGACTTTTTACTGTCATGAAGTATTTCTCCTGGAACAGCTTTGGGCCTCTCTACAGCTAGAAAATGCAGACAGTCTTCAAGAACAAGCTTGGTTTCTTGTCTTCCAGCTGTTTCCCATTAAATTGTCCATTTCTGTCTGATAACAACACTGGGCGTCTTTGCTTTTGTGGCTGCATAGAGCTTTGAGTGCTTGGTAAGAATGATCCAGCCTCTCTGGTTGTCTTGTCCTGTGACTCAGTTGGCTATTCCTTCCGTAAATTCTTTTAATAGCAGTCAGATCCGAGCACTCCCTTAATACTGGAGCAGATTCCTGCAGCTGTGTCCTTTCTGCTAACCTAGTAAATGTAGAAGTGCTTAAAGCAATCTGAAGGTAATCAATGATGGCTTTGCGCCTAGTATTATCTCCTTTGATTCATGGTGAACTAACCTTCAAAGCAGTTGAGCACTCATTTGCTCTTTGTACAGTTTTTCCCCTCAAGCATAAGTAGTGTCCAGCTAGACTGGGTTTACACAATAACCAACCCAGCCAGCTTAGAAAAAGGCCATGCCTTTCCTTGTAGTGAACTAAAACACTTAGTGCACCGCTCGTCCTACTCACAGTCACACCTTCTAGTAACCATTTGTTTTGCAATGTGGTTCTACAAGCACTTAATTTCAGTTAGAGATGTAAGCCTGTGGAAGTCTCAAATTTATACTATGATCACTGTGTTCTTGTTAGGAAGCAGTTAGTAAGACTGGAAATGAGACTATTGAAACAGTAGGAGCCTAGAAAAGTCTCAGGATGCCTCAGTGTCCTCCAAGATCATGGGGTTTGACTTACTACACGTTAATATGCATGTACATATGTACatgcttgtcctgggttcaccACGCCAATGCCGTATGTACACCTGAGACTCAGTTACTTCAAAGGAGCTATAGCAAAAAATGTGTAACAATCTGGCATCCACAACATTAAACATTACACAAACATGAAGTGGATTCTGCAAGTACTTCAAAATTCAGAAGCCATTTAGTATTAAAAGGAGattcagatttttatatatatattgtgtATATCTATATCTACACacacttttttatatatatacacacaacaaataaaactaagttttctctttctacaAACATATTACAGATGACCGTAGTTCTTGATCACAGAGCACAGTCAAACTTCTTCACTTTACAGCTGCTCAGCCTACATGTACTGGAGTTGTGATCAAGAGTAACTTGATGAAACAAAAGTTTATTAATTACTTtataaaagaatttttatttaacagtaGACCATCTCAGTAAATTAAGTTGATAGAAGCAACTAATTTCAGCAGCAATGGAGCCAAGTACCTGATAAGTTCATGACTTGACTTGAGTTTCTTCTACTTGAGGTAGGGTATCCCAAACTGGTTCCTGAATGTGTTCAGGTATTTTCTCTATCTTAGTCTAAAACGGAAAGCAAAATAACCATTTATTACACCAACTAGTTAACACCTACCTACTTTGCTTTATTTAGTCTGGTTTGAGATAGGCACCAGATTAAAAATGCCACCTAGTGGCATTTTCAAGCAATGCAGCCTCTCTACTGTTCAATCGTTTGGACAATGTTCCTTCCAAACTACACCCATTTCCTCTGCTGACGCTAAAGACTTTGGTAATTATTGGTACTTGCATCTGGACGTAGTCTCATAACAGTTAATAATGTGAGGTGGAAACTTACCTTTTTTACTTCCATCGCCACTCCTTCAGGTAAGTTTCGTTGCACATACTCCAAGTAAACTGCAGCAGTACTGCCCGTTAGGTgttttaactgaaacagaagtaaTGTTCTTTTAATGAGCTACCATTATTAGTATTTCAGACAGACTACAAACAAAGTTTGCCCAAGCCTCTCTAGCTCTTGCTATGGGACCAAACATCTTACAGGATGGCAGCTGCCGTAACACTGAACAGAGACAGTTGAGCTGTTCACAACTCTCATGCAAGTATGAAGTAGTTATTTCACTCCACAATGCACTAATTATGACGGAAGGGGTGGATCTTAACACTGCAGGTATcagataaaattaattacagGTTATGCAAGAATTACCAGCTTCTGTATATTCTCAAAGTTCACGCTTATTAGAAATCCTGGAACTTCAGAATTCCATGGAATTATTGACTTTCCAGTTTCTCCTGGATGGCAAAGCCAGTGCTTATGGTCTGTGGGCAGCTATTTGTACTGTATGAATGTCTGGGGACTCTAAGTCCCATTTTGCTAAGCACTGTGCAAATATACAGTAGGACACCCAGGAACCACAAAATGCTGGCAGTAAACCTTTCTTCTAAGAAAGTCAACCACAGCTGCATTCTAAACCATACACAAGTCTCTCTCATCAGCCATAGAGCTGGTGGTTTGTACACACTTCCTTTCTTGTATTTCCCCCACGCAGTTCTAGTTTGCCACATAATGTTGGCATATGGCAAAACtatgcattttcaaaaacatcAGACAAACGCATAAAGAAGAGGACCCTTGCTGACTAGTAATGACAATGATTTAGGGGCATCTTGCTCCCATCCCACTAATTCTTGGAAAGCAATAACATAAAACATATTGATAACCCTCCATTCTaccttattttttaatcattctttcAGCTGTTAAGATAATGGTCAAAATCAGCCTTTTAATCAAAAAATTATGTTGGCTGTACATTAACAATAACTTGTGTTATATTGGCTATACCTAGGTCAGCTCCTCTCTGCTATTCCCTGcactctcctccccaccccaagtAACCAGGAGGTTTGTGTTCACTCCTGAACTAACATCTATCAACATCTTTGAATTGTGCTCCTGGAacatacttctttttctctttttcatctttcttaccTCCAAACACAGGTAATGTGTTCTCATTTCATACTGAACTCTGTGCTTCTTGTAAATATGTACAGATTTTAAGAGTGTCAATCGTTCTATTTTCTTCGGAGGGTTATACCTGAACAAAGcacaaaatgtcattttatatAAAGTATAATTTTATACTTTATAGAAAGTAATACAAATTATCTGAACGATTATGCTGAAATCCCTGTTCTTATTTAGAAGATCTAGAAGTATCAGACACTGGTAAGTTTATAATTAACCCACATGGGCATGGTCAATACTCAGGTATTAACCAGCATTAGTTCAGGGAAGCTACAGCACTGCCAAATAGAGTCCTGTCAATAACCTTCATGTAGTTAAAATGCGCTTCTACTATGGCAGTGCAGAGAGTAGAACTGCTTTCTCATCACTGTGCTGCCATCTAAGAAGTGTAAGATTCATGATCTGAGAAAAAATGTCAGATTACagttgtttcttctgaaaaaaaagcacagaaccTGAATTACATTAGTGACATAAGAAGCACCTGACACATCACTCTACGGATCAGTTACTTACACTTTTTCAATACAGATGCCAAGTTCTTTAGCTGCGAGCACTGCAAAATATTCATAGCTGTCCAACACAGCTTTATCATGGCCTTTAACTAGGAGGGATAATCTCTTGTACAGTATTTCTGGCTCATCTGAAATAGATAcctgcattttgaaagaaaggacaTGAGTTACCGCTCCATGTTCTCCTTAATTGACACATGCACCACACATTTTCTTAGCCTGTGTGCCccatttgtaaaagaaaaaataccccaTTGGTAGCTGCTTACTCTAGTTTACCTGCGAGAAGCTGGCGGTATTACCTTGATGGACAGTTCTCACTCttaacagggaaaacaaaagtgtGAAGAGATACCCAACTTCTGAACATTTAGATAGAATTTCTtgatcagaaaaagaaagtgaatgcCAGATAAGGAGGACAACGCTAGCAAACGCAAGAATGAAACTCGGTGTTAAAGCAAGTCTGGAGCAGCAATATTTGTACTTAAACAGCAGCGTGAGCATACCTGAAATTCTCAGACTTCACTTGGATGTGGACAGCAACTAGAACATTATGGACGGTAACCACAATTCTCACTTTACTAAGGCAGTCTGTAAGTTACAATTCTTTTGACTTTCAATTTCTGATGTCGTGGGCCACTGATCATCTGAAAAGCCTTGATGTGTGCAGGAAGCACAGACTGTCCCACAGGTTTACTCCCAGTTTACAGTTTAGCACAGTAAATCCACCATGTACCAGACACAGTAGGAAGGCTGGGTCTGTACTGTAGATCTAGTACTGCCTTTAGATTGTGGCTGGCTTGCATATGTCATACAGACTGAGCATGTGTTTCTGAAGTTCTACTCAAAGTCAAGGCATTCAGATTCTAAAAGCAAGATAACCAGTTCATGCCTTCATGAACTTCCCACCTCCTCGGCCCTGGCCTCCCAGCTTCCAAGCCAGAGACAAAGGCCTTAGGCTAAGATACTGCAGGCACTGAACTGAGTGTGGCCAAAAAGATGGTATTTCACACAGTTACAGCTGCATAGAAAACAAGAACAGTGGCTAATAGGAAACTGTGGGCTATACAATCTtgctgggaaggggaggggggaaacgGGATCTCGAATACCAATAAtctaaatttctttctttatggcAAATTTGACATCATTAAGACAGAACTTTAAAAGCTGCAATAAAGGAAGTTTTTCTGTCTGCCCTCTTTATTACTAAGACAGCATACAAAATACCATTCTATAAAACACTTACCAAAGGATTAGTCTTAGGCTCCTGTGTATCGACATGGGATCCAGCCAGCCGCGCTCCCAAGCTGGAGTTTCTACAAACATGGTAATGGGAAGGCATAAAGTAAGTTGTTAAAGTTGGCTATTTTTCGGGCGTAtggatgagaagcagaaagaaggagggcCTTTCAtacttacagaagaaaacactgcttttgcaTAATTCTGCTTGCATAACTGACAGGAAAAGCTGATCCCTGTATAAAACAAACACgttatgttggggttttttccccagctgtaAAGTAGCTGGTTGATACAGGTTTATTAAAGGTTAATTTTTGCACACCAGAGCATAACACATTCCTAGGCATTGATCTGACAAACTACAAAGTTTGCTTTAtcagaaaatgcaggaaaacagaagtatggaaatgtattttagatACCACAGCACCTAAAAAAAGGAACACATTAAGGGCACAATACAACAGTATGCACTTATTAATAAGGCACCTGAATACTCATCACAAAGCacttttttaacagaaagacGTAGTTTGTTTGCCATCAGATACCATTTCTGTgtacattttctcttcagttttactttcaTAGTACAAGAATATTAAGTTTCATACAGTGACAAGCTTAAGCAGGACTTGCTGTTGTAAAAACAATTGAAAATAGTACCATGTAAGTGCAAAAATTCAACCTC
This window harbors:
- the MRPS10 gene encoding 28S ribosomal protein S10, mitochondrial, with amino-acid sequence MAAGWLWRRLCQGSAFPVSYASRIMQKQCFLLNSSLGARLAGSHVDTQEPKTNPLVSISDEPEILYKRLSLLVKGHDKAVLDSYEYFAVLAAKELGICIEKVYNPPKKIERLTLLKSVHIYKKHRVQYEMRTHYLCLELKHLTGSTAAVYLEYVQRNLPEGVAMEVKKTKIEKIPEHIQEPVWDTLPQVEETQVKS